Within the Miscanthus floridulus cultivar M001 chromosome 2, ASM1932011v1, whole genome shotgun sequence genome, the region GGGCGCTTGCTAATTTAACAACAGCACTACCTAATTGATTCAAGACCTGAGTTGCAGTTGAAGCATTATGGTAATCAACCGGATTCTGTCAATAACACAAGTTGTATTAGGATGGTAGGATGAAGAACAAGAATGTGAACAAAAAAGAAAGATATATACCAGTATAAAGTCATTAGGATTATCAGGTAACACGATAAATTGTACAATGCAGATCAAGTTTATAATGTAGCATGGTAATATTAGATCAAAAAACATGACAGCAGGCACATGCCTATGCCTACATGTATTGACAATAAATGATGGTACAATCAAATGATAACTTTGTTACAAAACCAACATTCTAATCAAAAGGGATTCTGGTCTCCTGTCAAAGACTGAATGTTTTAAAGAACATGCCTATGTCCACGATGAGATAACTCTAACAATCTATTATAATTATATAAAGAGCTATGACTGTTACGTTTTTATAATGTGTACTAACAAACTACCAGAAAAAACATCATCAAAGGTATTGCAAACTGTGATGATGTCTAAGGCAATATCTATAGATTGAAACAGTACTTTTGTCAGAGCTAGAACCTATCCATTTTAATGCTATGACTGTATGTACATATGCTTAGGATCTTTAAAATGTACCGAACACTCATCCAAAATATATTTTGTACTGATATAAAAGAAATGAGTACCTTCACTTTCTCTGGTTCAGGCTGTGTGGTTCCTTTTGAACTTTGGGCCTTGTTGTCTCCAAGAATCTCAGAAAGGACAAGAGCTAACCATCCCTGAGAAATTGGCACAGAAGCTGGACCATAATCTTCAAGTATGCATGAAAGGATTTTCACAGCTGTAAGATGTGTTTTATCTGATACAGATTTATCAAAAAGCCATCTAAGAAGAATGCCAGACCATCTTTGAGATTCCTCAAGTGATAAAGGAACTTCACCAGCATATAGCAAACTCAGAGCACTTGCTATTGATTCTTTCATACTGTTCTGGCCATTCTGATTTTCTATCTTTTTTGCAATACTACGAAGAGGATGAAGGCCCTTCTGCCTTATCACAAATTTTGACTCATTACACCGCATCATAGATAATAGGAACGTTGATAATGACAATTGACCCAATGGCATGTCATTGTTTGCAGTAGCCTGAGAAGCTGTAGAAAGAAGACTAGAGCACCAATCAGGAACTGATGGAGCCAAGGCCAAATTCTGGTCTTCTAAAAGAGCTCGAGCCACCAGAGTTCCATGCCACTTTACAGTTCTTTCAGCTGCTTTCAGCGCAGTTGCGACTGCATGCCCGTCACTATCAAGTTCTTGAATACGAGTGCGATTCAGATCTGAAGCTATAGCCCAGTTTGCAAGAGCCCATGTAGCAAAAGGTACAGCTACATGCTCCCTCTGCAAATCATCCCAAAGCCCTGGGACAGCAGAAGAGCTTGATTTCCCAAGCAGTGGAGACTCAGCAGCAGTCTGTTCCACCACAAATCTTCTACTATCATATGGTACATCCAAAATATCATTGTCTGAGTTATCCAACTCCAATGAGTTATTTCCTCTAGAGAATCCCAATATTGTGGTTCCACCAAGCACCTTAATACCTATCCCCTTTAATCCAGTGTCACCATCATTACTGCCATTATCCTCATGGTCATCAAAATGCATCCCCCCTTGCTCAATAACTTCAATTGCTGTTGCAATATCTCTTGTATCAGCATCAGCAGGCAGCAAAGGCTTAAACGAGTAGTCTGCATTGTCGCAGTTAGACGTGATGATATCCATAAGTGCAGCCACAAGCATGCTCCTCCCTTTAGAATGATCTGAACCATCAAATGAAGATTTCTGTTTCGAAATTGAAAATATTTTGGGTACAAGCAGATAAGTGTCCATGGAAGTGGAAAAGCTAGaatgttaagaaaataaattgTGCCTGAGAAGATTGATATATATTCAATAAaataattaagcttaaaaaatgTTCATACAGTTTTTACCTTGTAGAAACCAAACAGAATAAAAACCTGTTTATGCTATTTTCTGTATTTTGCAACTAATTGACATACAGGAAAAAAATATCAACACTCCCCTACTGATGCCAGATCATTTTAGCACATGAAAGAAGTATAAGATCGACATTAGACTACTTCCTAGTAGATTAATCGTCTTAAGCAAAGGACATGTAAATATGCTGCCCACAGATCACACTAGTTCTCTTGTTGTAATTTGCCTCACATCATGTCAACTATTGTGTTTGCCTTTGCCTTTCATAATTGATAAGTTTGTAATTTCCGTACATGAAAAAGCATTTCCAAGTGTTAAGTTTAAGGGCCCTAAGACAAAGCCAACAATGACAAATTTGCACAGACAATTTGCAGGTTCAGAACTGGAACCACATTCGGCTACATTCAGTAGAAATAACTCAAGCAACCAGGCAGAGATTCAATACCAACTGAAGACATGGCATTGCAAAAAATGAGCTCAAACTCATTTCCATTTGTTATGAGCTAGGCAGTAGGCAACGAGTTATATTCACACAACATCTCACCATTTGAATCCTACGACACAGCTTACGCATACCCTACGTCCTTGCTACAAACTGGGCAACGCCAAATCAATATGCCTGGCTAGAAAACATAAACATCACTTGATGCTACGGGGTATATAAAAAGTATGAAGAAGTATTGCAGCTTAACATATCGATTTCATGGAATGGTTACAGCAACAATCACAAATTGGATACAACTACAGCACATAATCACCTATTCCGAGCTTCTACGACCAACCTACATTATGTCAATCAGACAAAGCAAAGCAATCAGAAAATAGAACTCCAAAAGTAAGATCAGCCATTACCTTCTTGCCGCGCGTGGGCTGGTACGAGAAGATGAACTGGAGAAGGCATGGCACGGCGTGCGGGCGGCCGAGAACGGCGGGCGCGACCCAGGGGTCCGCCACCAGGTGCGCGAGCGCCCTGGCAGCCTCGGCCTGCGTGGCCCCCCGCACGACGCTCTCGAGCAGCCAGTCGAGGACGGCGCCGCCGCCCGCAGAGACGATGGCCGCGCGGCGCGCGGCGCTGGCGGCCGCGATGTCGGCGAGCAGCGCGGCGACCCGCAGCTCGAACCCGGACCGCACCTCATGGTTGGCAGACGAGAGCACGGACAGGAGCGACTTCCAGAGCACCCGCGCGGCCGTCCACGTGTGCTGCATCCGCTCCACGACGCGGCCCGCGGAGTCCCTGGACCGCTGCAGCATCTCCTCGAGGTTGTCGGTTGTGAGGTAGACCGCGCCCGCGGCGGCGAGGGAGAGCGTGGAGAAGGCGAGGAGCGGGGCGAGGCGGCGCGCGCCCCCGCGGTGGGGCGCGAGGTGgtgcggcggcgcgggcgtggcGGCGATCGGGAGGGAGGAGGCCGAGGTGGAGGGGGCGGAGGGGGCGGGCGAGGCGTGTGGGGTGGGTGTGGGGGTGGTGGAGAGCAGGCGgagccggtggcggtggtggtggaaacggcggaggaggaggacgcgTCGCAGCATTGCCGGCGCGGGGTGGCTTCTCCTCTTCGGTAGGGTGTGATTATCTGCGTTATTCGGGCGGTGCGAGCGACGGGCGGGGTTGTCCTGTTGCCGTGGAGAGGAAGGCGAGCGAGAGGGCACGCGGCGCGGGGAATATTCGCCGGAGAAGGGAGGCGAGACCGGGAGAGAGACTAGAGAGGCGGTTTTCCGGTGCGGcaaagggaggagggaggagacgGTCCACGGGAACGGGACGGAAGAGCGAAGCGGGTTTTTTGGGCTTGGACGCTTGATGGGCTACCTAAAGGGCCTGTTGGCCTCGACCTCGAAGGCTCGAACTCGAAGCTGCCGAACGCCTCCCTCAGCGTGCGTACGATACGATGATTTGCACGGACGGAGTATCCTCAGCGTGCGTACGATACGATGATTTGCACGGACGGAGTATACGCGACTGTCCCAGGCAACCGGGGCATGTTTGATAAAGACCTGGACTGAAATGACTGGACTGGAGACTTGCCTGTAATCTTCCTGTGATTCATTTGGTTGGCATCCTGAGAAATCTGCCTGCTACGAGTTGCCTGTGACAATTGCCTGTGAGCAAGCGTAGGAAATCAACTGCCTGGGCTCGAATCCAACTTGCCTAGACCTAATCACCCTACAGGAAGCCACGTGAGACACATCAACCAAACGCTGCCCCGTCCCTCTGTCTACTTCCAAGACGTCAACCAAACAAGATATGAAAAACAGACTTGCCTGACCAGCCAGTTTTGTTATTGGATCACAGACAAGTCACAGACAGCTCAAAAGCCCAGGCAACACGTCCAAGGTCCTATCCAAACATGCCCCTGATGCGTCTATTTTGCTGTGCCTGTGGCCAGGCCTGGTACGCAAGCAAGTGCAGCTCCTAcgagctccggctccggctccccaCATCCTGCTGCGTTTGTGGCCTAGGGCCCGGGACTGCGGATAAGTTGGCCAGCTCAATTACACCACGTTTGATCGAGCTGGCCTCGTCGCGTACGCAACTCCAGCAAGGCATCCCAGTCTGCCATCTACTCGTACATTATTGTCACCGATTGTCTAAAGTTCGGCGGCGATTAATcctatccaaattccaaaggcTGGAATTTGACGGAGCAGGAGACAAGTCGAGGTTCCACTCGAGGTCTCACAACAGCCTGTCCAGTGTCAATCATTTCACGTATAAACTCACACATCAGTATCTAAATGTTAGTCGTATATATAGCTCGATACTCTCCCTTGCCTAAAGATCCAAACGCATCGACCGCCCGACATACGATGAGTCTCGTGACAATGCAGAACTTCTTGAGCTAAATTGGACGACCCGCGCGACGCCATCGAATTGATACTTTTTTGTTCAAGCATAAATTGAAAAATGCCAAAATCGGATTGAATAAAGCACTTAGGGTCCGTTCGGTTAGGGAGATTTCTGGCCAGAAATCGTTTCACTTATTCACCGTTATATAAATTTAACTACCAGAATAGGAACGGTTCCATGGCACTGTTTCCCCGTAACCGAACGATGCCTTGAGCAAATCAAATATTCCAGGTTTCAAGCCTTTTcactaaggctggataacgagccggctcggctcgtttcggctcggctcgttctggctcgttaagataacgagctagctcggctcagctcgttatcctaacgagccagaaagtcagctcggctcggctcgttaaaagctcgagctggctcgttaagctcgcgagccaggtataaaaaatacacaaaatataatatttgcatttatctaaagtttgagaataataataatacaaaagaaatgaatctaacaaccttaaatcgaataaaaaaattaatctgcgctaatatatatacaaatataataaaatattatagtattcatgcatctaactACCTTAAATAGTACTTTTTTCTGAAAgcctggctcgtttagctcgcgagcggctcgcgagctggctcgagttggctcgttatagctaacgagctaaaatcttggctcggctcggctcgttatcttaacgagccgagccgagccgagtcgagccagccacgagccgagcgagttaACGAGGTTCGAGTTTTTGATCCAGCCTTACTTTTCACTCATTCATTGCTAGTGTCGGGCGTTGGATTAACGTGGAAATAAACTTGATCCGTTCGGTTTGATGGATCTTCTGATTCTGATCTATAGCACTACTACACAGTCCACCCAACCAATCCAAATCCTCGTGTTCTCCAACCCCGCGCGGCCCCGGCGCGCACCTATGCACGAACACCACCCCGCGAGCCCGATCGCGCCGCCCGCCGTCGGCGACTGCCACGGCATCCCCTTCGATCCGTCCTTTCTCCCGCGCCTCCTCCTCTCCGCCACCTCCTGCACCTCCTCCTTCCTCGCCGCGCGCGCAGTCTCCGCCCTCCACGCGGCGGGCCTCAAGCTCGGCGCGCTCCCCGCCTCCCTCCCGGCCTCGAACGCCCTCATCTCCGCCTACTCCCACGCCGACCTCCTCCCCTCCGCGCTCCGCGCCTTCTACCTCCTCAGCCACCCTTCCACCGCCTCCTACACCACCGTCCTCTCCGCGCTGTCCCGCCACGGCCGTCCCCACGAGGCGCTCTCCCtcttcgccgccgccgcgtccgcgGTCGCGCCCGACGCCGAGCTCCTCTCCTGCCTCGTCTCATGCTGCCGCCGCGCGTCCGCCTTACTCCCCGCGCGCGCGGCGCACGCCTACGGCTTAAAAACCGTGGCGGCGCTGGCCTTCTACGCCTCGGCAGGTCCGGCGCTGGTCGCGCTCTATGCGAGACACGGGAAGGTCGGTGCGGCCAGGAGGGTGTTCGGCTACATGGACGGCGAGGACGTGGTGTCCTGGAACTCCATGATCGGCGGGTTCGCCAGTGCCGGGATGGACGGTGAGGCGTGGGTCTGCTTCCGGGAGATGCGCTCGAGAGGTGTTCGAGGGAATGCCCGCACAGCTGTGGTGGTGCTGGGGTCTTGTGACATGGAGTCCGGCAGGCAGGTCCATGGGACTATAGTGAGTAGTCACGGTGGTTCTTCGAAAGCCATTTTGTGGAATGCATTGATGAGCATGTATTCGCGTGCCGGCTGTGTCACCGATGCGGAGAGGGTGTTCCTGGAGACTGTAAGGAAGGATGTTGTGTCATGGAATGTGATGATCGGAGCGTTTGCGAAGAATGGATATGGAGAAAGGGCCCTTGAGCTTGTGGACATGATGTTGCAGTGTGGTATGAAGCCAGACTCTGTGACATTCACGGCCATTCTCATGGCATGCTGCCATTGTGGCTTGGTTGATGAAGGGCTTGAACTATTCCAGCGCTTTGTGTCAATTGTTGGTCTCATCCCAACCATGGAGCAGTGTGCCTGCATTGTGGATTTGCTCGCACGTGCTGGGAGGTTCATGGAGGCCTTGGATTTTATCGGTCAAATGTCAGTGAGACCAAATGCAGTTGTCTGGGGTGCTTTGCTGTCCGCAAGTAGAATGCATCACAACATGGAATTTGCAAGGATTGCATTCGAGCAGCTGGTTCAGGTGGAGCCTGAGAATGCTGGGAATTTTGTGACGAtgtcaaacatatatgcaaagGCTGGGATGGTAGAAGATGCAAAGAGAGTGAGGATGATGATTGATGGTGTAGAGTTAGCAAAACCTTCTGGACAAAGCTGCGTGGAAGTTTTGTAATAAAGCATAAGACTCCATGGACTCAGCAGAGTTGCACGTATCAAAGAGGGTAGGCTTCGACTACTTTACTACTCACAAATCTCGTGTCACCCTAATTGTCGAACACTAACTGAATCTAGTGACCTGAAAGACTACTTTTGATTTATATGATTGATTGTTAATGTTGGTTTGCAAGAAAGGATTGCAGCTGGGAAAACCAAATCATGCGATTAGTGATCTGTTCTGAAGTGACTGTATGTTTTGATGGTATGGTAATTTTTTGTGGCTACATGTTCTGGTATCTGCTCAATTTGGATAGTTCAACTTGCAGAGTTGTGGACATGATGTTGCACTGTGTTATGAAGCCAGACTCTGACATTCACGGCTATTCTCATggcacactttcattgtcgcttGGTTGATTAAGGGATTCAACTATTTCAGCACTTTCTGTCAGTTGTTGGTCTCGTCATAACTACTGAACAGTGTGCCCGCATTGTGGATTTGCTTGAACGTGATAGGAGGTTCGTGGAGGCCTTGGAAATTTGGGATTTATCTGTCGGATGTCAGTGAGACCAAATGCAGTTGTCTGGGGGTGCTTTGGTGTCTGTAAGTAGGATGCATCACAATGTGTAATCTGGAAGGATTGCACTAGAGCATCCGGTTCAGGTGGAGCCACAGAATGCTGAAAATTCTATGACACTGTCAAACATTTATGCAAAGGCCGGGATGGTAGAGGATGCAAAGAGTGAGGATGATGATTGACAGAGTAGAGTTAGGAAAACCTTCTGGACAAAGACTCCATGTATTCTCGAGAGTTCCACATATTTCAGAATTGGTTTCAACTACTTTACCACTCACAAATCCTGTGTCACCATATGTGGAGCGCTAAAAGAATTTAGTGACCTGGAAGAAGTACCTTTGATTTCATATGATCGATGGTTAATACTGGTTGGTGAGTTTGGACTGCAGCAAGATAAACCAGATTCTGCAGTTAGTGATCTGAAGTCACTCGAAGTGACCATGTTTTGATGGTAATTTCGCATGCCTACATGTGCTGCTATTGTACAgcggaatcagttcaatttcgtAGGAAAACACAAGAACGGGAAAAAAATCACGTGTTCCAAACAGAGCCTAACCAAAGCAGATCCATACATCCATTATATATGGAACTATCTCATGTAaccactaaggccctgtttggatctctATAGATAGTATTTGTCTGCTAATAATTATCCTTTTTGGATCAAAATAGGTATAGATAATAGATTAGCTAATTGATAGTTGTACCTTTCGATAACAACTATCCCGACCAAATCAGAAAATGAGTTATTAGCCAGCTAACTATTATCAGATAGTGAATACAAATAGGGCCTAATCAAgtcgggccacacaattctaAGTTTGAATAGGttacaaaaataaaatttatatttttaaataattttattatgaaatATAGTCTACGATTAATCgagtgatcctttttatgcataaAAATATTAATAGTTTTTTTTCATATACACTATGTGGTTAAATTTGGGATCGTTTGCGTCAGTAAGCGGGGTCACACTATTTGGGATTGTTTGCTTTGTAGAGGAACCGAATGATCGAGGGATGTTCttttatgagagaaaaaaaacCCAACAATGTCAATCTATAAATATTACCTTAGAGATAATTTTCATGATATCAGGTGGACCTTATCTTTTCCACTAGTCGCCTCCAGCAATGATTCGATGTATGCCTGATGGTGACTTGGTGAGTGAGTGATGAGAAAATAAAAAATGTCAAATGCTCGAGTGAGTAGCTGTGAGACGGAGACTCGGCGAGGAGCTGAACAGAACAGACGGTCGGCCAATCGATGATGCTCTTCGCGGCGTCAAACAAGCAATGGGCCGGACGCGATGCGAAGCCCGATAATACAACACGGCCCAGTTTTGCGCTCATCGCTCTGGTTGCCCGCCCGCAGCCGCTGCGTTTGCTGGAGAGGGAAAGCGTTAGCAGCAGTTTAGCCCCACCTCGGCTACCGAGAGCGGAGCGCGGAGGGAGGGAGCTACAAAACAGGGGGCACGGCACCTGAGCAACTCATACCTTTCTCGGCCTTTTGGctaagatcaagtgtagtatctgtTCTTATCAGTTTAATATCTAATATGTGGGCCATGTGCCCACTTCGATATTAAATTTATTTTTTGTGGGGGAGGGTCCACCACCAGTGGCTTGCCACTGGAGTCCTCGCGCGTCGCCCAGCCGTTGCACTGCTGGCAAGGCCTGGCGCGCCCCAACCAAAGCAAAGCAAATTTGTTACATGGGCTTCGAGGCCTTATTTGTTTCCGATTCCTGGTCGGCTCTCTTTGGTCTTCGATGGGCCTTATTTGTTTACTGGTAGGGTCTCTTGGTTTGTACTGAGCTTTGGGTCGTCCTTTTACTCAGGCCTCGCTATAATGACTTACTGGGAGGTGTTGCTGTTTTAAGATCATGCCCGTGTTccgataaaaaaaaaaaaaaaaagatcatgcCCGTGTTGCTAGTTGCAACGAGAATATAATACTGTTACATATTTTAAGTTTGAAGTTGTGTATATTGTTACAATATTTTAAGTTTGAAGTTGTGTATTATCCTGTGAGCGCCATTTCTTTGTACGATCACTAGGTTACATTGGTAGCTGGGTTCCATGACACTCAGAATACACTTGCAATTCTAGACCCTTACAACACTTCATTAGgtacaaaaataataaaaatacgaTGAAAAATGAAAAGGTATTCCAAAGATCATCCACTGTCATCAAGGAACAAAACATTGCTCCAAAACTTTGCTAAGTGCAAGTAAAATTCGAATGAGAAATCGTGTAACAGACCATAAATTTGGGTCGATGTATTTTCagccaaaaaaaaaaggcaaagaGGGTTGAAATAAGAAGTGTCGCATATATTTCTAACGTCCATGTACAATATGTTTTACCTTCAGTTTTAGATGTTTGGGAAAACAAATCTTATTGGGTACAATAATGGAAGAGATGGAACCAAAATGAACAGCTTGTTCAGAACCCGACTGTGCCCAAAACTCTCAACCAAAATTGTAACTACGTCAATTTTGCAGCAACAGTAACTCTAAAAAAATATGCAGCGACTATATGATAAACCAATATTCCCTAGTGGCAATGCCAGCACCCAATTTGTCCCTGCCTCCGCTCCTACATCTCTCCATTGCCTGCATCGCGAACTAATAATGTTTAA harbors:
- the LOC136535601 gene encoding pentatricopeptide repeat-containing protein DOT4, chloroplastic-like, giving the protein MHEHHPASPIAPPAVGDCHGIPFDPSFLPRLLLSATSCTSSFLAARAVSALHAAGLKLGALPASLPASNALISAYSHADLLPSALRAFYLLSHPSTASYTTVLSALSRHGRPHEALSLFAAAASAVAPDAELLSCLVSCCRRASALLPARAAHAYGLKTVAALAFYASAGPALVALYARHGKVGAARRVFGYMDGEDVVSWNSMIGGFASAGMDGEAWVCFREMRSRGVRGNARTAVVVLGSCDMESGRQVHGTIVSSHGGSSKAILWNALMSMYSRAGCVTDAERVFLETVRKDVVSWNVMIGAFAKNGYGERALELVDMMLQCGMKPDSVTFTAILMACCHCGLVDEGLELFQRFVSIVGLIPTMEQCACIVDLLARAGRFMEALDFIGQMSVRPNAVVWGALLSASRMHHNMEFARIAFEQLVQVEPENAGNFVTMSNIYAKAGMVEDAKRVRMMIDGVELAKPSGQSCVEVL
- the LOC136535597 gene encoding uncharacterized protein: MLRRVLLLRRFHHHRHRLRLLSTTPTPTPHASPAPSAPSTSASSLPIAATPAPPHHLAPHRGGARRLAPLLAFSTLSLAAAGAVYLTTDNLEEMLQRSRDSAGRVVERMQHTWTAARVLWKSLLSVLSSANHEVRSGFELRVAALLADIAAASAARRAAIVSAGGGAVLDWLLESVVRGATQAEAARALAHLVADPWVAPAVLGRPHAVPCLLQFIFSYQPTRGKKKSSFDGSDHSKGRSMLVAALMDIITSNCDNADYSFKPLLPADADTRDIATAIEVIEQGGMHFDDHEDNGSNDGDTGLKGIGIKVLGGTTILGFSRGNNSLELDNSDNDILDVPYDSRRFVVEQTAAESPLLGKSSSSAVPGLWDDLQREHVAVPFATWALANWAIASDLNRTRIQELDSDGHAVATALKAAERTVKWHGTLVARALLEDQNLALAPSVPDWCSSLLSTASQATANNDMPLGQLSLSTFLLSMMRCNESKFVIRQKGLHPLRSIAKKIENQNGQNSMKESIASALSLLYAGEVPLSLEESQRWSGILLRWLFDKSVSDKTHLTAVKILSCILEDYGPASVPISQGWLALVLSEILGDNKAQSSKGTTQPEPEKVKNPVDYHNASTATQVLNQLGSAVVKLASAQSNYEPGSVDKDNGPLSDFLSLEPFATALKNMNKKNPPKFDAADSASAMLKGIKALAELCSEDGACQKRIADLGALPLLRHILLGDDYEKLAAIEAYDASRIREVQDKNVSSNVSSTDATTDPSSVRVPPAAHIRRHAGRLLTILSLLPNSKKEIISDGVWCKWLEDCASGRISCNDIKLKSYCRLTLLNIFCSESPNTRKPSDEYPDSESEYKRNCPQFGDALFLLNPELPLEVHVDNSGFGILRVSRDNCKEDGSIEDPGSETANSVDDAEAASKSVPLMDVVFVHGLRGGPFNSWRIADDKSSTTKAGLVESIDEDAGKEGTCWPREWLAADFPQARFFTVKYKTNLTQWTGASLPLQEVSSMLLRKLVAAGIGSRPVIFVTHSMGGLVVKQLLYQAKLNNYDKFLNNTIGLVFYSCPHFGSKLADMPWRMGLVFRPAPSIGELRSGSPRLVELNDFVRQRHNKGFLDVLSFSETQVTPIVEGYGGWALRMEIVPIESAYPGFGDLVVLPSTDHINSCKPVNKNDPSYAETLAFLEKNFNLRMKRAEP